Proteins found in one Sorghum bicolor cultivar BTx623 chromosome 1, Sorghum_bicolor_NCBIv3, whole genome shotgun sequence genomic segment:
- the LOC8057414 gene encoding LOW QUALITY PROTEIN: uncharacterized protein LOC8057414 (The sequence of the model RefSeq protein was modified relative to this genomic sequence to represent the inferred CDS: substituted 1 base at 1 genomic stop codon), which produces MAACSRGLAWPPFDLTTARGPASWPRQRAVIRCCCAGADPLPRRRLSRAAAVAPERAEEWRIDGNKPSAAAPGRRRASLTAMPPLPFPAPRSRRQFKQQDFYPRCTPRGPAPQSRDTPPKRDTGIASEKEWGINLPDEAVKESGINEDGSTWYRESGEDVGENGYRCRWTRMGGQNHDGSTEWKETWWEKSDWTGYKELGAEKSGKNAEGDSWWEKWKEVLYQDEWSNLARIERSAEKQAKSGVENAGWYEKWWEKYDAKGWTEKGAHKYGRLNEQSWWERWGEHYDGRGFVLKWTDKWAETDLGTKWGDKWEEKFFAGIGSRQGETWHVSPGGERWSRTWGEEHFGNGKVHKYGKSTTGESWDLVVDEETYYEAEPHYGWADVVGDSTQLLSIQPVERPPGVFPAIDFSSAPPPKDAPPGMPPSSPLDVNGIIKRPTMVVLPLCASDLVSRQWTKLSTARTRFSSVRVRVMSTDLPQVAGNSAIFLASKIIRQYLSNTNESATIHILQKNLKVNAQCEYQLSLLDFGEKFISSIFHSRQPNGEGSTLRAFKATRLELPHAHMICPVSSNKHSNGQTSPPKAFPPRRGAGSSMTPLAARLAAPAALLLLVLLLPAPASATNFTCATVGKMCQSAMGYAVPNATTYGELATRFNTTTTLAGLLGANGLLATTPASTPLAAKTTVRVPFRCRCGSNGVGQSDGGPIYVVYPLDGLDHIARDVFDAFVTYQEIATANNISDVNLIEVGQKLRIPLPCTCDQVDGADVMHFAYSVAKGDDPPGIAAKFGVTESTLLSLNKITDPKSLQQGQILDVPLPVCQSSISNTXADYNLLVPNGTYVLTADDCIQCKCSASNYEHLDCSPVQGRRCPAVPTCSGGLTLGRNNGTDCASRMCVYSGYTNTTSLAIHTSLVPANETACQKGGAARSEFAGSMWRTSAIAFLMALILICFL; this is translated from the exons ATGGCCGCGTGCTCCAGGGGCCTCGCGTGGCCGCCGTTCGATCTGACCACGGCGAGGGGGCCGGCGTCCTGGCCGCGCCAGCGTGCCGTGATCCGGTGCTGCTGCGCCGGGGCTGACCCTTTGCCGCGGAGGCGACTCTCGAGGGCGGCCGCGGTCGCGCCCGAGCGCGCCGAGGAGTGGCGCATCGATGGGAACAAGCCCTCCGCCGCGGCACCGGGCCGGCGGCGCGCTAGCCTCACCGCCATGCCCCCGCTCCCCTTCCCTGCACCTCG TTCTAGAAGGCAGTTCAAGCAACAGGACTTCTACCCGCGGTGCACTCCGAGGGGCCCGGCTCCTCAATCCCGTGATACCCCGCCCAAGAGAG ACACTGGTATTGCTAGTGAGAAGGAATGGGGAATCAACTTGCCGGATGAAGCAGTCAAGGAGTCTGGAATAAATGAAGATGGAAGCACTTGGTACAGGGAGAGTGGAGAAGATGTTGGCGAGAATGGGTACCGCTGCCGCTGGACAAGAATGGGAGGACAGAACCATGATGGTTCTACCGAATGGAAAGAGACT TGGTGGGAGAAAAGTGACTGGACTGGATATAAGGAATTAG GTGCGGAGAAATCTGGGAAGAATGCTGAAGGTGATTCTTGGTGGGAGAAATGGAAAGAAGTTCTGTACCAAGATGAATGGAG CAATCTTGCAAGAATAGAGAGAAGTGCTGAAAAACAAGCAAAATCAGGTGTAGAAAATGCTGGGTGGTATGAGAAATG GTGGGAGAAATATGATGCCAAAGGCTGGACAGAGAAAGGTGCTCACAAATATGGAAGGTTGAATGAGCAGTCCTGGTGGGAGAGATGGGGTGAACATTATGATGGCCGTGGATTTGTTTTGAAATG GACAGATAAGTGGGCAGAGACAGACTTAGGCACCAAATGGGGGGACAAGTGGGAGGAGAAATTCTTTGCAGGAATTGGTTCTCGACAAGGGGAGACATGGCATGTATCTCCTGGCGGTGAAC GCTGGTCAAGAACTTGGGGAGAAGAACACTTTGGTAACGG AAAAGTCCATAAGTATGGAAAGAGCACGACTGGCGAGAGCTGGGATTTGGTAGTCGACGAGGAGACATACTATGA GGCGGAGCCTCACTATGGATGGGCCGATGTCGTCGGAGACTCGACGCAGCTGTTGTCCATACAACCCGTGGAGAGGCCTCCCGGAGTGTTCCCAGCCATTGACTTCAGCTCCGCACCCCCGCCAAAGGACGCTCCGCCGGGCATGCCTCCTTCTTCCCCTCTGGAT GTGAATGGAATAATCAAACGCCCCACCATGGTTGTGTTGCCCCTGTGTGCTTCTGACTTGGTCTCAAGGCAGTGGACAAAGCTTTCCACAGCACGAACGCGCTTCAGCTCAGTGCGCGTCCGCGTGATGTCGACTGATCTACCTCAGGTCGCTGGAAACTCGGCAATTTTCCTCGCGTCCAAG ataattagacaatatttgtcaaatacaaacgaaagtgctactattcacattttgcaaaaaaatttgaaagtaAACGCCCAGTGCGAGTACCAACTTTCCCTGCTGGATTTTGGAGAAAAGTTCATTTCCTCCATTTTTCAtt caaggcaACCAAACGGAGAGGGGTCCACACTGCGAGCATTTAAAGCCACTCGACTGGAGCTCCCCCATGCCCATATGATCTGTCCCGTTTCGTCAAACAAGCACTCAAACGGTCAAACCTCTCCTCCCAAAGCCTTTCCTCCTCGCCGCGGCGCAGGCAGCAGCATGACGCCGCTCGCAGCCCGTCTGGCCGCACCGGccgcgctgctgctgctcgtccTCCTGCTCCCGGCGCCGGCCTCGGCCACCAACTTCACCTGCGCGACGGTGGGCAAGATGTGCCAGTCAGCCATGGGCTACGCGGTGCCGAACGCCACCACCTACGGCGAGCTGGCGACCCGGTTCAACACCACGACGACGCTCGCGGGGCTCCTGGGCGCCAACGGCCTCCTCGCCACGACGCCGGCGTCCACGCCGCTGGCGGCCAAGACCACGGTGCGCGTCCCGTTCAGGTGCCGGTGCGGGAGCAACGGCGTGGGGCAGTCGGACGGGGGCCCCATCTACGTGGTGTACCCGCTGGACGGGCTGGACCACATCGCCCGGGATGTGTTCGACGCCTTCGTCACCTACCAGGAGATCGCCACCGCCAACAACATCTCCGACGTCAACCTCATCGAGGTGGGGCAGAAGCTCAGGATCCCGCTGCCCTGCACCTGCGACCAGGTGGACGGAGCCGACGTGATGCACTTCGCGTACAGCGTCGCCAAGGGGGATGACCCGCCCGGCATTGCCGCCAAGTTCGGGGTGACCGAGAGCACGCTGCTGAGTTTGAATAAGATCACCGACCCCAAGAGCCTGCAGCAGGGGCAGATCCTGGATGTCCCCCTCCCTG TTTGCCAGTCATCCATCAGCAACACCTAGGCTGATTACAATCTGCTCGTCCCGAATGGCACCtacgtgctcaccgccgacgactgCATCCAATGCAAATGCAGTGCAAGCAACTACGAACA CCTAGACTGCAGTCCAGTGCAAGGCAGAAGGTGCCCGGCTGTGCCGACTTGCAGTGGAGGCCTGACGCTCGGGCGAAACAACGGCACCGATTGCGCGTCCAGGATGTGCGTGTACAGCGGTTATACCAACACCACGTCTCTCGCCATACATACCAGCCTTGTGCCTGCAAATGAGACTGCGTGCCAGA AGGGAGGAGCTGCGAGATCGGAGTTTGCCGGGTCCATGTGGAGGACGTCCGCCATCGCTTTCCTCATGGCGCTGATCCTGATCTGCTTCCTTTGA
- the LOC8057415 gene encoding uncharacterized protein LOC8057415: protein MAERLVPSTKKAMEHREEKPKVPSSDPEPDLVTLVAEQQPQLQREHQPPNISEMKPLTREAYGGGMYGTDENARRDPARPRASATQSADGPEEQRAATWPTHPPPPSTGDRDLDITGQSYIQ from the coding sequence ATGGCGGAGAGACTGGTGCCGAGCACGAAGAAGGCGATGGAGCACCGGGAGGAGAAGCCCAAGGTGCCGTCGAGCGACCCGGAGCCTGACCTGGTGACGCTGGTGGCGGAGCAGCAGCCGCAGCTGCAGCGGGAGCACCAGCCGCCCAACATCTCGGAGATGAAGCCGCTGACGCGGGAGGCATACGGCGGCGGGATGTACGGGACCGATGAGAACGCGCGGAGGGATCCCGCGCGGCCGCGCGCCAGCGCCACGCAGAGCGCCGACGGGCCGGAGGAGCAGCGCGCCGCTACGTGGCCCAcccacccgccgccgccgtccaccgGCGACCGCGACCTCGACATCACCGGACAGTCCTACATCCAGTAG
- the LOC8057416 gene encoding NAC domain-containing protein 35, producing the protein MAMMAAAPSMEVEQDLPGFRFHPTEEELLSFYLSRVVHGKQLHFDIIGTLNIYRHDPWDLPAMAKIGEREWYFFVPRDRKAGNGGRPNRTTERGFWKATGSDRSIRSSGDAKRVIGLKKTLVFYQGRAPRGTKTDWVMNEYRLPDHAAAGRAAPPAPKEDMVLCKIYRKATPLKELEQRASAMEEMQRRSSAARAASLAQAAGSAVDDYLSVSSEDAHDSTFLHFPSSSSSPPSGDSYGAPAPAPREAKTEAADATTVTVASSSSLVHASSMAAVQPPAVRHGDLPTLQVPTNNLGVADWTQMQDPFQLRSPWQDQLFFSPLAHLLY; encoded by the exons ATGGCAATGATGGCCGCGGCGCCGTCCATGGAGGTGGAGCAGGATCTCCCAGGCTTCCGGTTCCACCCCACCGAGGAGGAGCTCCTCAGCTTCTACCTCTCCCGCGTGGTCCACGGCAAGCAGCTCCACTTCGACATCATCGGCACCCTCAACATCTACCGCCATGACCCCTGGGACCTTCCTG CGATGGCGAAGATCGGGGAGCGGGAGTGGTACTTCTTCGTGCCGCGCGACCGCAAGGCCGGCAACGGCGGGCGGCCGAACCGGACGACGGAGCGCGGGTTCTGGAAGGCCACGGGGTCGGACAGGTCCATCCGGAGCTCCGGCGACGCCAAGCGCGTGATCGGGCTCAAGAAGACGCTCGTCTTCTACCAGGGGCGCGCCCCGCGCGGCACCAAGACGGACTGGGTCATGAACGAGTACCGCCTCCCCgaccacgccgccgccggccgcgccgcgccgccggcTCCCAAG GAGGACATGGTGCTGTGCAAGATCTACAGGAAGGCCACACCACTGAAGGAGCTGGAACAGAGGGCCTCTGCCATGGAGGAGATGCAGAGGCGCAGCAGCGCGGCCAGAGCAGCATCCCTGGCCCAGGCCGCAGGCTCCGCCGTCGACGACTACCTGTCGGTGTCGTCGGAGGACGCCCACGATAGCACCTTCCTGCATTtcccgtcctcgtcctcgtccccgCCGTCGGGCGACAGCTAcggcgcgccggcgccggcgcccagGGAGGCCAAGACGGAAGCCGCGGACGCCACGACGGTCACggtggcgtcgtcgtcgtcgctggtGCATGCCTCGAGCATGGCCGCCGTGCAGCCCCCGGCGGTGAGGCACGGTGACCTGCCCACCCTGCAGGTGCCGACGAACAACCTCGGAGTCGCGGACTGGACGCAGATGCAGGACCCGTTCCAGCTGCGCAGCCCGTGGCAGGACCAGCTTTTCTTCTCTCCCTTAGCCCACCTGCTCTACTGA